Proteins encoded by one window of Thunnus thynnus chromosome 3, fThuThy2.1, whole genome shotgun sequence:
- the LOC137180384 gene encoding apoptosis-stimulating of p53 protein 2-like codes for MMPMFLTVYLSNNDQHFNEVPITPETLCRDVVDLCKEPGEADCYLAETWRGSERVVGEGERILEVLQRWGQQRGEVRYLLRHQRAPGRESGGSRAADHMMKRNQVKTSVEWCLENGVSASHLDVTLNELQDLAARQQQQINAQQQLLASKEQRLRYLKLQDQRQHQQQEASEQERLRQLRENAHNQEAKLRRVRALRGQVEQKRLSNSKLVEEIEQMTGLFQQKQRELLVAVARVEELSDQLEALRSNRLEPPLPLPLPHLHNTSNTVELERLYKELQLRNKLNQDQSARLQQQRDGLNKRNLEVAAMDRRLAELRQRLWKKKAALQQKENLPVASESAAPQHGVGSRVAAVGPYIQSSSTTSSQGPPVPARQEALVKPAYPDGTATLPMPDSSLKPPPRPVKPASGFNTSKITKLSDWNNSFSESSGGYSHASTLPRMSSLGCRNSGGETLTDQKGLSGSDIPPPVPSRTNHITENLLRDNQASGKGLAKMAGPPPVPSKPKPFSSSGPPTFSKPPYSTGTFPGKVRPVGGHLRAPVPLSSHSHTLPLPNKQESPPAAAVRPYTPDHSDAPPPVLQKPQTLAASSTSIYSMYTQQSTPGKGYQAGGQGTLPRSQNRVYGKPVLPASSGQQPVGSDSTAVNSGSCVTDGSEFDTSCLGNSEVVGAETSDRATPRPLSPTKLLPFLSNPHRNPSDADLEALRRRLHHAPRPLKKRSSITEPEGPAGPNIQKLLYQKTTLAAMETIPMETVGPAGAYIQPAATEDVMGGLDIHTAGPGFTKLLAESPEESLTPPPLPPRSPISDPASCRVLPPPLEDKEEEQEVVCPAASLLQDRFAEDFPPYPPPPYPTCGEAEQGDDALNLQPPEVTGQVTVPPGKRSILRKAGSERIDHNMRVKFNPLALLLDSSLEGEYDLVQRVIYDVDDPSMPNDEGITALHNAVCAGHTEIVKFLVQFGVNANAADSDGWTPLHCAASCNNVQVCKFLVESGAAVFATTYSDMQTAADKCEEMEDGYAQCSQFLYGVQEKMGVMNRGVVYALWDYEPQSDDELGFIEGDCMTVLRREDEVETEWWWARCGDHEGYIPRNLLGLYLRIKPRQRTLA; via the exons GTGGATCCAGAGCTGCAGATCACATGATGAAGAGGAACCAGGTGAAGACTTCTGTGGAGTGGTGTCTGGAGAACGGG gtctCAGCTTCTCACCTGGACGTGACTCTGAACGAGCTGCAGGATCTGGCAGcgcgacagcagcagcagatcaacgcccagcagcagctgctggcCTCCAAG GAGCAGCGTCTGCGGTATCTGAAGCTGCAGGATCAGcggcagcatcagcagcaggagGCGTCTGAACAGGAGCGACTGCGGCAGCTCAGAGAGAACGCTCACAACCAGGAGGCCAAACTGAGGCGAGTCCGGGCCCTCAGGGGCCAGGTGGAGCAGAAACGCCTCAGCAACAGCAAACTAG tggagGAGATCGAGCAGATGACCGGCCTGTTCCAGCAGAAGCAGAGGGAGCTGCTGGTCGCCGTGGCGAGGGTGGAGGAGCTGAGCGACCAGCTGGAGGCGCTGAGGAGCAACAGACTGgagcctcctcttcctctacctCTACCTCACCTCCACAACACCTCCAACACGGTGGAGCTGGAGCGCCtctataaagagctgcag CTGAGGAACAAGCTGAACCAGGATCAGAGCGccaggctgcagcagcagagagacggCCTGAACAAGAGGAACCTGGAGGTGGCAGCGATGGACCGACGGCTGGCCGAGCTCCGACAGCGACTCTGGAAGAAGAAGGCCGCCCTGCAGCAGAAGGAGAACCTGCCG GTGGCGTCAGAGAGCGCGGCCCCTCAGCATGGCGTGGGCTCCAGAGTGGCGGCGGTGGGGCCGTACATACAGTCGTCCTCCACAACAAGCTCTCAGGGGCCCCCGGTTCCGGCCCGCCAGGAGGCTCTGGTGAAGCCGGCGTACCCGGACGGCACCGCCACCCTGCCGATGCCCGACTCGTCCCTGAAGCCGCCTCCCAGACCAGTCAAACCAGCCTCAG GTTTCAACACATCAAAAATAACCAAACTCTCTGACTGGAACAACTCATTTTCTGAATCCAGTGGAGGTTACAGCCACGCCTCCACCCTGCCGCGCATGTCCAGCCTCGGCTGCCGCAACTCAG GTGGTGAGACCCTCACAGACCAGAAGGGGCTCTCTGGGTCCGACATCCCGCCTCCTGTCCCCTCACGGACCAATCACATCACTGAGAACCTGCTCAGGGACAATCAG GCTTCAGGTAAAGGTCTGGCCAAGATGGCGGGACCACCCCCAGTTCCTAGTAAGCCCAAACCGTTCTCCTCGTCCGGCCCGCCAACCTTCTCCAAGCCCCCCTACAGCACCGGGACCTTCCCTGGGAAGGTGCGTCCGGTTGGGGGCCACCTCAGGGCTCCGGTGCCCCTCTCCAGCCACAGTCACACCCTCCCACTGCCGAACAAGCAGGAGAGCCCGCCGGCCGCCGCCGTGCGACCTTACACCCCCGACCACTCGGACGCCCCCCCACCGGTGCTGCAGAAGCCTCAGACTCTGGCGGCTTCATCTACGTCCATCTACTCCATGTACACGCAGCAGAGCACGCCGGGGAAGGGCTACCAAGCAGGCGGCCAGGGCACGCTGCCCCGCAGCCAGAACCGAG TTTATGGGAAACCAGTCCTCCCAGCCAGCAGTGGGCAGCAGCCTGTCGGCTCAGACAGCACCGCCGTGAATTCTGGGTCTTGTGTGACGGACGGGAGCGAGTTTGACACCAGTTGCCTTGGTAACAGCGAAGTTGTCGGAGCGGAGACGTCAGACCGCGCCACCCCTCGACCGCTCAGCCCCACCAAGCTCCTCCCCTTCCTGTCCAACCCTCACAGGAACCCGAGCGACGCCGACCTGGAGGCCCTGCGCCGCCGGTTGCACCACGCCCCCCGGCCCCTGAAGAAACGCAGCTCCATCACGGAGCCTGAGGGGCCGGCGGGCCCAAACATCCAGAAGCTGCTCTACCAGAAGACCACTCTGGCTGCCATGGAAACCATCCCCATGGAGACGGTTGGTCCAGCGGGGGCATACATCCAACCCGCAGCCACAGAGGACGTGATGGGCGGCTTGGACATCCACACTGCTGGACCTGGTTTCACCAAGCTGCTCGCTGAGAGTCCAGAGGAAAGCCTGACTCCTCCCCCTCTGCCCCCCCGCTCACCCATCTCTGACCCCGCCTCCTGCCGCGTCCTGCCTCCCCCTCTTGAGGAcaaggaggaagagcaggaggtGGTCTGTCCGGCCGCCTCGCTGCTGCAGGACCGCTTTGCAGAGGATTTCCCCCCCTACCCGCCCCCACCTTACCCCACCTGTGGGGAGGCGGAGCAAGGAGACGACGCCCTCAACCTGCAGCCGCCAGAGGTCACCGGACAGGTCACAGTGCCGCCG GGTAAGAGGTCGATCCTCCGTAAAGCCGGCTCCGAGCGGATCGACCACAACATGCGGGTCAAGTTCAACCCTCTGGCCCTGCTGCTGGACTCATCCCTGGAGGGCGAGTACGACCTCGTCCAGAGGGTCATCTACGAT GTGGACGATCCCAGCATGCCGAATGACGAGGGCATCACGGCGCTACACAACGCCGTCTGCGCTGGCCACACCGAGATTGTCAAGTTTCTGGTTCAGTTTGGCGTCAACGCCAATGCTGCTGACAGCGATGGCTG GACTCCCCTCCACTGCGCCGCCTCCTGTAACAACGTTCAGGTTTGTAAGTTCCTGGTGGAGTCGGGGGCGGCCGTGTTCGCCACCACCTACAGCGACATGCAGACGGCTGCAGACAAGTGTGAGGAGATGGAGGACGGCTACGCCCAGTGCTCCCAGTTCCTCTATG GCGTTCAGGAGAAGATGGGTGTGATGAACCGCGGTGTGGTCTACGCCCTCTGGGACTACGAGCCGCAGAGTGACGATGAGCTCGGTTTCATCGAGGGCGACTGCATGACGGTGTTGAGACGGGAGGACGAGGTGGAAACGGAGTGGTGGTGGGCGCGATGTGGTGACCACGAGGGCTACATCCCCCGCAACCTGCTGGGG CTGTATCTGAGGATCAAGCCGCGGCAGAGGACCCTGGCTTAA